A single region of the Ziziphus jujuba cultivar Dongzao chromosome 10, ASM3175591v1 genome encodes:
- the LOC107412715 gene encoding uncharacterized protein LOC107412715, with translation MARKYSTESSDDDDVRHERDNSRLSSKKESRSSSHRDRSDESDSSDSDRANKTKQYDRWDGHRSDDKYRERASDRDGKDKDRRKQNELRDKKGSSRSFDDEEEQVERERDQRGSDRTHRHANKHRQQDSEENVKVKESHRSSEDDYDERVKRDRHEREKIYQHEKGHRRRNHEDGYRSRDRYSRRQSEDGESGEEQRKSERRRERRHDDKHDRLRSKDDSNAKYQRDKEVSERQGDYKSLREKSEGNGRIDESSKTQGSNLNADTPNLGKSGGVYIPPFKLARMMKEVQDKSSVEYQRLTWDALRKSINGLVNKVNATNIKNIIPELFSENLIRGRGLFCRSCMKSQMASPGFTDVFAALVSVVNTKFPEVGELLLRRIVLQLKRAYKRNDKPQLLAAVKFIAHLVNQQVAHEIIALELLTVLLENPTDDSVEVAVGFVTECGSILQDLSPKGLHGIFERFRGILHEGEIDKRVQFLIESLFALRKAKFQGHPAVRPELDLVEQEDQLTHEISLQEEIDPEITLDIFKQDPNFLENEKRYEELKKTIIGDESEDEEGSDAASDGEDEDEDEDEDEDDVDEEVEEEQMKIKDETETNLVNLRRTIYLTIMSSVDFEEAGHKLLKIKLEPGQEMELCIMLLECCSQERTYLRYYGLLGQRFCMINKVYQENFEKCFVQQYSMIHRLETNKLRNVAKFFAHLLGTDALPWHVLAYIRLTEEDTTSSSRIFIKILFQELSEHLGIRLLNERLSDPTMQDSFESIFPRDNPKNTRFSINFFTSIGLGGITENLREYLKNMPRLIMQQQNPVSDDESEGSGSSDSDTGSSESESDLSSSDESEREKQRKRRRY, from the exons ATGGCAAGAAAATACAGTACTGAATcaagtgatgatgatgatgtgagACATGAAAGAGATAATAGTCGATTAAGTAGTAAAAAGGAGTCTAGATCAAGCAGTCATCGTGATCGTAGCGACGAAAGTGATTCTTCAGATTCTGACAGAGCAAATAAGACTAAACAATATGATAGATGGGATGGGCATCGCAGTGATGATAAGTATAGGGAAAGGGCAAGTGATAGGGATGGTAAGGACAAAgatagaagaaaacaaaatgagCTGCGGGATAAGAAGGGATCTAGTAGAAGTTTTGATGATGAGGAAGAGCaagtagagagagaaagggatcAGCGAGGAAGTGATAGAACCCATCGACATGCTAATAAGCACAGACAGCAAGATTCTGAGGAGAATGTCAAGGTTAAAGAATCTCATCGAAGTTCCGAAGATGATTATGATGAACGAGTGAAAAGGGATCGGCATGAGAGGGAGAAGATTTATCAGCATGAGAAGGGGCATAGAAGACGGAATCATGAGGATGGCTATAGAAGCAGGGATCGGTACTCACGTCGACAATCAGAGGATGGTGAAAGTGGGGAAGAACAGAGGAAATCAGAACGGAGAAGAGAGAGGAGACACGATGATAAACATGACAGGCTTAGAAGCAAGGATGATAGCAATGCTAAGTATCAGAGAGATAAGGAGGTGAGCGAACGCCAGGGAGATTATAAGAGTTTGAGGGAGAAAAGTGAGGGAAATGGGAGGATCGATGAGTCTTCGAAAACTCAAGGGAGCAACTTGAATGCCGATACACCAAATTTGGGTAAGAGTGGAGGTGTTTACATTCCTCCATTTAAGTTGGCTCGGATGATGAAAGAGGTCCAAGATAAAAGTAGTGTTGAGTACCAGCGATTAACATGGGATGCCCTCCGAAAAAGCATAAATGGGCTTGTGAACAAGGTGAATGCCACTAATATAAAGAATATTATTCCAGAACTCTTTTCAGAGAACCTGATTCGTGGAAGGGGTCTTTTTTGCCGGTCATGTATGAAATCACAGATGGCATCACCTGGATTCACAGATGTCTTTGCTGCATTGGTTTCTGTTGTCAACACCAAGTTTCCTGAGGTCGGTGAACTTCTATTGAGAAGGATTGTCTTGCAGCTTAAAAGAGCATATAAGCGGAATGACAAG CCACAATTACTAGCCGCTGTTAAGTTCATAGCACATCTAGTGAACCAGCAAGTGGCTCATGAGATTATTGCTTTAGAATTGCTTACTGTACTGCTGGAGAACCCTACGGATGACAGTGTTGAAGTTGCTGTTGGCTTTGTCACTGAGTGTGGATCAATACTGCAGGACCTTTCACCTAAAGGACTGCATG GTATCTTTGAGCGTTTTCGTGGAATTCTGCATGAAGGAGAAATTGACAAAAGGGTTCAATTTTTGATTGAAAGCTTGTTTGCTTTAAGGAAAGCAAAATTTCAG GGCCACCCAGCTGTTCGTCCAGAATTGGACCTTGTAGAGCAGGAAGATCAACTAACACATGAGATTTCTCTTCAAGAGGAGATTGACCCAGAAATTACTCTTG ATATATTCAAACAGGATCCTAATTTCCTTGAGAATGAGAAGCGTTATGAAGAACTGAAGAAGACCATAATTGGTGATGAGTCTGAGGATGAAGAAGGTTCTGATGCAGCTTCAGATGGTGAGGATGAAGATGAGGATGAGGATGAGGATGAGGATGATGTTGATGAGGAAGTGGAAGAGGAGCAGATGAAAATAAAAGATGAGACAGAGACCAATCTTGTAAATCTTCGGAGGAcaatttatctaacaattaTGTCCAGTGTAGATTTTGAAGAAGCTGGTCATAAGCTCCTCAAAATTAAGTTAGAGCCTGGTCAAGAG ATGGAGTTATGCATTATGCTTTTGGAATGTTGCAGTCAAGAGAGAACCTACCTCAGATATTATGGTCTCTTGGGGCAGCGTTTTTGCATGATTAACAAAGTCTACCAGGAAAATTTTGAGAAATGCTTTGTCCAACAATATTCTATGATTCACCGGCTTGAAACAAATAAGCTGCGTAATGTTGCAAAGTTTTTTGCCCATTTACTTGGCACAGATGCTCTGCCTTGGCATGTTTTGGCCTATATACGCTTAACTGAAGAGGACACCACTTCTTCTTCTCGTATTTTTATTAAGATTCTCTTCCAG GAATTGTCAGAGCATCTTGGCATACGATTGCTAAACGAGCGGCTTTCAGATCCCACAATGCAGGACTCGTTTGAATCAATTTTTCCAAGGGATAATCCCAAAAACACTCGATTTTCGATCAACTTCTTCACTTCCATTGGGCTTGGTGGCATCACAGAGAATTTGCGTGAGTATTTGAAGAATATGCCACGTCTCATCATGCAGCAGCAAAATCCAGTGTCAGATGATGAATCTGAGGGCTCTGGATCATCAGATTCTGATACAGGTAGTTCTGAGTCAGAATCAGATTTATCAAGTTCAGATGAAAGTGAAAGGGAAAAACAAAGGAAACGGAGGAGATATTAG
- the LOC107412712 gene encoding uncharacterized protein LOC107412712 has product MSSSFPSFPVPHKKLSLDIKGNKTDVVICGYDDHFLVIATQIGTMGTILRARKEEGVLTEPTFDVSIIFGKRDEPLLLGCARQLIEHMSISGSSRPLVLSLGLKDHSAETLKSIVSFVIENRLW; this is encoded by the exons ATGAGCAGTTCATTCCCAAGCTTTCCTGTTCCTCACAAGAAGCTCTCTTTAGACATAAAG GGAAACAAAACTGATGTGGTGATTTGCGGTTATGATGATCATTTTCTT GTTATTGCAACTCAAATAGGGACTATGGGGACCATATTGCGTGCCAG GAAAGAAGAAGGGGTGTTGACCGAGCCAACATTCGATGTTTCCATAATCTTTGGCAAACGAGATGAG CCATTGCTGTTGGGATGTGCTCGCCAACTGATTGAACACATGAG CATATCCGGTTCCTCCAGGCCTTTAGTCCTCTCTCTTGGTCTCAAAGACCATTCAGCG GAGACACTGAAAAGTATCGTATCATTTGTGATTGAGAATCGTCTCTGGTGA
- the LOC107412708 gene encoding serine/threonine-protein kinase UCN, with the protein MEDIGGALPPSPELDLENLKALKILGKGAMGTVFLVHDPRLDPSACSPFALKVVDKSSLHTKLDAERRARWEINVLSRLSHPFLPSLLGFFESQDYLGWAVPYCPGGDLNVLRYRQTDRVFSPAVIRFYLAEILCALDHLHSMGIAYRDLKPENVLIQLSGHVTLTDFDLSRSLKHRTIQTAIITSEDEASLPEIRRKHRRHLTRWIHAVPVGADHHHGGKGLKKAKSARVSPVSRRKPSFSNGERSNSFVGTEEYVSPEVVRGDGHEFAVDWWALGILTYEMLYGTTPFKGKNRKETFRNVLMKPPEFIGKPTALTDLIGKLLEKDPTKRLGYARGACEIKEHVFFRGLRWDLLTEVLRPPCIPFREDCDSTDKLTSNGFDITDYFQKLRTPPSMPPSPDCQRLTGF; encoded by the coding sequence atggAGGATATAGGAGGAGCATTACCACCTTCACCGGAGCTAGACCTGGAAAACCTCAAGGCCCTCAAAATTCTGGGTAAAGGAGCCATGGGCACCGTCTTCTTGGTCCATGACCCTAGGCTCGACCCCTCCGCTTGCTCCCCTTTCGCTCTCAAAGTCGTCGACAAGTCCTCTCTCCACACCAAGCTTGACGCCGAGCGTCGAGCCCGCTGGGAAATCAACGTTCTCTCCCGTTTGTCCCACCCTTTCCTTCCTTCCCTTCTGGGCTTCTTCGAGTCCCAAGACTACCTCGGCTGGGCCGTCCCTTACTGCCCCGGTGGCGACCTCAACGTCCTCCGCTACCGTCAAACAGACCGAGTCTTCTCCCCTGCCGTGATCCGCTTCTATCTGGCTGAGATCCTCTGCGCACTCGACCACCTCCACAGCATGGGCATCGCCTACCGCGATTTGAAGCCCGAGAACGTCCTCATTCAACTGTCCGGTCATGTCACCCTCACGGACTTCGACCTATCTCGGAGCCTCAAGCACCGGACGATCCAAACTGCCATTATAACCTCCGAAGACGAAGCGTCTTTACCGGAGATTCGCCGCAAACACCGCCGGCACCTGACACGTTGGATCCACGCCGTGCCCGTGGGGGCCGATCATCACCACGGTGGCAAGGGCTTGAAGAAGGCCAAGTCGGCCCGAGTCAGCCCGGTGAGTAGACGCAAGCCGAGTTTCTCCAACGGCGAGCGCTCCAACTCGTTCGTCGGCACGGAAGAGTACGTTTCGCCGGAGGTGGTGAGAGGCGACGGCCACGAGTTCGCCGTCGATTGGTGGGCCCTGGGGATACTCACGTACGAGATGCTGTATGGTACGACGCCCTTCAAGGGCAAGAACCGCAAGGAGACGTTTCGGAATGTTTTGATGAAGCCTCCCGAGTTCATCGGGAAGCCAACGGCGCTGACGGACTTGATCGGGAAGTTGCTCGAGAAGGACCCCACGAAACGTTTGGGGTATGCGAGAGGCGCGTGCGAGATCAAGGAGCACGTGTTCTTTCGTGGGCTTAGGTGGGACCTACTAACGGAGGTGTTACGGCCTCCGTGCATTCCCTTCAGAGAGGACTGCGATTCCACGGACAAGTTAACGTCAAACGGTTTTGACATAACCGATTACTTCCAAAAATTAAGAACGCCGCCGTCCATGCCCCCATCGCCCGATTGTCAGCGATTAACGGGGTTCTGA